TCTTTTTGGCACCATTAGTCAGTaatctgcggttcacaagcccgaCTGAGCTAtgattacatatatatacaaattgatacaaacaatttaacaaaacattttaatcgccatcttgtgacgtggTGTCTCAAAAAGTATTAATAAGTCTTGATGTAGTGAGGAACCTTTAACATTAATTAAGCAGGTACCACCATTCAGTACAGTCGGACGGGTACAGGGACAGCGGACTATTTCTCCTCCCCCGGATATCCACAGCCATATGCCAGGTAATGTTTAGAACTGCaagaataaaacttaaaattctcatatttttaacaaattgactTGACTCCTTAAAGTGTTTCTACTCCTGCTACACTTAGTCTCTAAGTAAAGTCCTTTTTAATAAGCAGATTTCTGCTACTCATTTAATTGgtgttggaaaaaaatatttatttcattttctaaagTAACTTAACACTGGATTTGGTCCTCACGGCAACCAGTCGTTCGGCTATTCTCTACATGGACTTCTTGGACTGTGATCTAGAGTTCGCAACAGCCAAAGTGCCGTACTGTCAGCTCGACCGAATAACAGTGCATGACGGTCAGTTCATAACTCTGATTTGCCTGTGTCGGttactttgaaattgatttgatctATTTCTCGTTGAAAAAATGAAGTATCTTTTGAGAGACTTAAaagtttattcctttttaactTTTGAAACAACGATATTTTTTCAACCGATCCAAACAGGGCCCCTTTCAAACAGTTCTGTTCTGTACCAAGGATGTTGTCTAAATGACGTCACAACACTACAAAGTTCCGGTCCAGATCTCTTTTTGCGATTTGTGTCGGATTCCACGGTGAATGGAAGAGGGTTTTATCTCAAGTTCTACACCAATGAGACCGCAACAGGTAGGTGTTGATAGTTCAATTGAAAATGTTTACGTAAGATTTTTAATAACCATGTACTAATGTTATACAGATATGGTCcatgtaaattgtaaatatgAAGTGAAATTCTACAGGAGCTGAGGAGgcaatttgttgattttttttctctccataaGTTGTTATGTTTGTGAAATGGGGTATTTTTTTCGGTAATATCTATCATTTCATCTTTCACATGATTGTTTTCCAGATAGCAGTGAGCTGACCTCAGAGAGTGCAATCATTATCATCATAGTTATAACGACTGTTTGTCTTTCCTGCGTGGGTGTGCTTCTGCCTCTACTGTATTTTAAACACAAGTATCCTAATTCCAAATTCTCAAATAAAATTCTTCCAAGACTGCATCTACCGAAAACTCTGAAGGCTTCAGAAAAACTAGAACAagacaatttacgaaaaaatACGGCAGGTGCAACGACCTCTGGGACCAAACCACCAGACTTACTGGAATCTTGTTACGGTCAGACGAATGCGGGAACTTCGAACAGCAATGGCTCAGTATCAAAAGCATCTGACAAACGATTACGTTAATCATTAACGTTAATTCTAACTTAGCAACATGTACAAGTATCGTGCTTTGGTAACATGGGTGACTGTAATGGATACAATAGATGTACTTGGAATTTTAACGAAAAAAGGAAATTTGTAAATGTAGTAGTAAATACTGTTCCAAAATTATTATTAGGTTTTTATTCTATTATTATCCTGTTTTGTGTGATGTagattttttgtgtaaatagaATTTAATTCGATGATCAGGAAAGCAAATAAGAAGGGTGTAAACTTGAAAACTACAGTTCGTTTACAGTCTGCATAATTAAGGAGGCTGTGTGGTCAacaaaattaaccatcagatctaccttaaattttgaaaaatgatttgttaatctttaaactgctatctagtattttttttaaaaatccgtcaatttaaactgtaaagttggaatgttttttttatatatctatactacGATGGCCGATATGGGCCGGATAAAAAGTAACCACGAGTTGTGTTTGATTTGCCGGCAATTCCTGAAATGCCGGCAAAAAGTAACCACGAGTTATATTTGATTTGCCGGTAATTCTTAGATGCCGGCAAATCTCAAACGTGGTCAAATCTTACTTattgttcaattaaaatacCAGAGGATATAGAGGTCAAAAAGTCTCGTTATCTTAATTGACAAAAGGGTTTGACAAAAAACATGGCAGTTTTACTTGCAACGTGCATTATTAATGACATCAAACAGAACACaagagcaaattaaaaaaaaagacggCATCATAACATCCAGACATGTCTTAAACTCATTGGAACCCGACACTCTTAATGAAGCATTTGGTCAATTGCTTATATATCATAACTAATTAAGAGCGTTTTGGCGGTATTAATAGCACATGtgacatttcaaatttgtaataAGGCCCACCTCGTCAGGAGCTCACCTTATACATAAATCAATTAATCTCTCTGAAAttcatttggttttaatttGGATCTAATGATAAGATCacctatatttttgtgtttactgTATGCAACCATAGGAGGTGTTGTGAATAATTTTTGCATACTTCGTCATGTTGTATGTTATCCAGGTATTTCATAAGTCGTTTCCTTAATACTTTTATACAAATTTGGTCACCAAAACATTAGATACAGCCTTTTCATTGTgttcttcttttatttttttagaagattAATTCTATTTGCTGAAATAGTTTCTTGCATAATAGGTTCAATTTCTGATTGTTTTTAATCTCTTTTTTTAGATGAGttttaaagtctttaaaaatactttgtaaTACAGCTTGATCACTAGTATTTCTCAGATGTCTGGTCCTTTAATTAGGCCCTTGAAAACTGATGAGCTATGAGCACTTTGTCTGTGCAGGTATTGGAAGCTGTTAGTAGGTTTGATATATGAGCGAATGTCTAATCGCTGGCTATCTGAGAATCTTGTTTTCTTGTATATGGTCGTGTCTAAGAAATTGACTGGTGTGAGATAATTCATAAGTAAATCTCAGATATTTATGACAAGAGTTCCCtatgtcaaaaaattctttaaattcatCCGGGCTTCCATTAAATAGAATAAAGCCGTCATCTCTATATTTGCCGTGATAAATAAGTTTCGAAAGGCCCTCAACATTGCCGGCGCGCAATTCCCCCCTTACTTCTCCTCATACTTTGCTTCTTTTCAACCCTTACGACCAATTAAGATAACTTGACTTTTGTGACCTCAATCTTCtggtattttaattaaacattaaatataagATTTGCCCACATTTAAGATTTGCCGGCATCTAAGAATTGCCGGCAAATCAAACACAACTCGTGGTTACTTTTTGCCGGCATTTCAGGAATTACCGGCAAATCAAACACATCTCATGGTTTCTTTTTGTCCGGCCCATATCGGCCATCGTACTATACAGAGATTTTCTGTTTAAGGAGATTCATACGATCTATAAAATGGTCACGACCGACCATTCCTCTTAATTAAGGAATAAAGAATCctttgagtattatgatgtGATACCGGTatttttggtcggggcgtgatcaaatccaataaagcccgaagggctttatgataaatttgattaggccccgaccaaaattatcacatgGTATTCGCCtcttaatattcaaagaacgattccttattaattatatttatataatttttagtcattgtacaattaaatatttgaatataaataaacaaatcccGTTTGCACCCCAATTATACGCCATATGAATTTATTGGCCTGTATAATACAAAATCGATACACATGTAGTTTTATCACATGCAGACAAAGATACTGAAAAATGGAAATATTGGAATAGAAATGCTAGTATTCAACAAACGAGCACAGTATACAtgatatgtattaaattttaggCAATCAGCACTTTACATTTAGCTGTTTATTCCTCCCAAAATATATAGTTATCTGTAAACAATTTTGTATTCTAACAGCATGTACATAATGTGTTAAATCAATTTAGTGTCATTTTTTCAGttgcaataaaagaaaaattcacatgtttatatttttgcatTACACAAATCGATTCATGTGACACACTATAAGGTTTTTCAAAACCCTTCATTAGCGAAGCATTTACATAAaaacctttttaatattttttttataataaatccCACACAATATTGGATGAAATCCACACCAGCTATTGCTTTCAGTCATAAACCCTTCGTTGCCTGTGAGTCGTTATTAGCGGGAAATCAGATCACTTCCTTCTAAGCAGAACATTTTGGAATGGATGAAGCATTGCTTCAATTGACGCTAGGCCGTCTTGGACGTCCGATGAGATTCACCTTTTAGAGACAAGTACTGGTCGTGAAAGTCTAGTCTTGCTGTATAGTGAAAAGCGATGTTGGTGAACACCACAAGGTATTCACAAGCAGCGAAACCAGTGTACActgaaaagagagagaaagagctTCAATAGACCACTGAGTCCACTATACctatacatgcgcggatctagagggggtcatgtggtccccccccccccgggaaaaTGTTATTCAGTTCCTGGTAAAGTAACCTAAAATAGGTCTTGGACTCCCTCCtctggaaaataaaattaaatcacatGTCTGACACCCCAACCACCACCCCTTCTGGGGAAAAAATCCGGATCCGCGCATTctacatgtttataatataaaaaacgAACTCTATAGACGATCAATGTACTCACCGCCACTTTCACAATACCAGTTATGtcgaaaatacatgtataccgccatcatgaaaatgatgaaatttgaCACAAACATTCCAAGTTTATAGTGGTAGGATTGTATTTCCTGAAAAGAAACAGAACGAAAACTGCATTGGTGTTCAGTGTCGCGAATTCAGTGCGGTTGTTCAAATATGAAGGTACGTAGaggacattgaaaaaaaaaaacttgcagcGGTGGACCATATACCCTTGAAGGTTTTGTTTCAGCATTGATAGCTACCTTAATAGTCTGCATGGTCTACCGAAGAAAACATTCattcactttttataatatacatcACACTAATTAAATCActcttaaattattttcataaatttaagcGAGTACGTAAAGAACGTAAATTGTCATTACTGTCCATCAGTGTGTTAGTTAGCTTGACCAGTTAATTTTTCATTGCATTATAATAAACTTCTGATGGCAACCCGTGCAGACTTTCACTAAAACGTTCGGTCAATCACAAATTAATACACGCATGTGTTACCTGACAATGTAAATGTTTGTTTGATGTGTAGGTAGGAGAATGAGGAGGCAAAAGGATTATTTATCGCAGGCATTTCGATAGCGTGCAATAAATACTATGCAAAATGgaatttgaaatcattttcaaaaagttCGCTGGGTGCGTGATATTGATACACGGACTCATTGATTAGAACTGGTAACAGATGTTATTCAATTTTGTCCGCTGTTAAATGAATTAACCGTTATAGATTTctcgaaaaataaacataataaacatAGATATAGaataatcatgtacatgtacaaacagcATGTACAAGAATGTATCGttgatttctaatttttttttggaggggtgGGTGGGAGTGGgattttttatttgcaagaCAGCGATACTAGTAATCGAGCCACACTAAACTacactgtacatgcatgtattcaGAGAGAAGTTATTTCTGTGCATTAGTTAGCTTAGTAGTTAGCAGATCGGAAATTTTTTGACACGTAAAGATGTGTCATTTGTTTCTTTGGCTTCATCTGAGATAGAACCTCTAAAGGTTATATACACAGCAGACAAGGGAAACAGTCGGAATATTGATCAAATTATAATGATTTGTTCGTTTTAAATGCAGTACTCTAGCTCTAGTGACTTTATTTCCAGTTTCCTAGGTTTCCcattaatttttgattaaaacTGTTCACTGACTCAGggattatacattttatttcgaTACTTCTGAttacatttcatgaatttaattataaataaaacacgTTTATAATCAAGAGATGCTTTTGAATACACTTATTGTTCAGTAAACTAGATTGTAATTTAGTTCAGTTTGAGCATAATGTGTCATTTATTTCAAGTCAGAAGGCATCGGGTTATGCATATTAGTATGTAGCGCATCTCTTTGTAGACAAATGAGAGCATCATTTAGACGTGCAATCTCTTGATAATCAAAAAATTAGAGACTATATGGCAAATACTGTCTTTGCCAGTCTTTAATATCcttaaaatcctaatccgtcCTGAGGGACAGTTATTGCCTTGCATCTTACAATTTGATCTATATCTTTAGTTTCGATACCGTTTTAATCATTGTCTTAAAAAAGGCAGTTCGTTTGAAATTCATTTTACTATATGTAATTTTGAGAAAACTGTTTCTCAAAAAGTACCCCCGTTTGGTGTTCACTGTGTTGATTACATTGTTTACTTACATTTGGAGTCATCTTTCGGCCCCCTATTGTGTGTCCCCATCGGTACAACAAACAGGTTAACAGCATGTAGACCTCAGATGTCACCATGAATAAAACGAACATGCTCTCGTGAATTTctataaattaaaatactttttaaaaagagcGTGCGCCTATCTGGTAAGTCAATAGTCATGCATGTTAGCTAAAAACGAAATTGAAACTTTTatgaatcaaaatatttcatttgtatcaaaataaagCTAAATGTGTAGAATATTGCagattgaaatttgtttgtaGTTTATTATTGACTTGAGTAAGAATAGTCATCAACAAATCGAATACCTCGGTCATCTAAAGACGAAATGTACGTGAGCACAACTAACGCAAAATTCTCCACCACGTGTAGAAGAGTGCACAGTCCGGCCAGTGTCGAATACAACTTCCTCCATTTCTCCACTAAAAATCGCATGTGGAAACGAAAGTAAGCTAACGCAATAAGGAACCTAGGAAACGCATGGAGAGCAATGCAGATTCTCCAGACATTTCTCTGTGGAATGTATCCTCCAATGGCGGCACTTATAGAGGGGAGGTAATTAGGTACCTGCACAATTTTTGAAAAGtgttgatttacatgtacatgtgcatgtcTTTCGGCTAAACTAATGCTTAACCGCACGCAATTACTGTATTTATACTAAGTACACACTATCTTGTCAGTTTATTCTACACAAGtaataacaaatttaatatcTTTTGACAAGGGCGCTCAGACTTATTGTAATGGCCATCGTATCCGCTCTGCTCTCtaatgccccagtcacacattcacggatcaactccacggttctactacggaatattttccacagttgacaccggaaaatcaaatattcgttaatgccccagtcacacattcacggatcaaCTCCTAAGTTCTACTACGGAATATTTTCCACGGTTGACACAGGAAAATCTAATGATTCGGAGTTAGTACGGATGCACTACGGAAATGGATACAAATTGATACATACGATTTACTACGGATTTATACGGAGTTAAAACGGACTTCTACGTTCTAAAACGGTTTAGTAAGTTTTTCTAAGGAAGTACTACGGTGGTTTCATCCGTAGTGGAATTTTGAACATATTCAAAAATTGTCGCAGCTATACAAGTATTGCTACGTTTGGATACGATAACAGACGGAAAAGCCACGGGTCAATACATATCGCCACGAATGATTCCGGATCGCTTCCGTAGCTAATCCGGCATTTGATCcatgaatgtgtgactggggcataagacatacatatgtatatataaatacatgtaataccggTCCTTATTACTAAAATTGTTACATAATTTATTAGGTCAAGTACGTTGATCCTCTAATCTTGGCCAAGAGTTACAATAGGCAGTGACTTTTAACTAAGTTACATACCACTGActaacctatatatatatatatatcctgaaaatatatattttaattatttttcttgcatttttttcacttttattttatgaaagtgATGAtcttttcaatttaatataCAAGTTCCATATCTCAttctctaatattttttttcaacattcttattttatggggtttttttaaaagggagaaaAGAATTCTGATCCTGGTTTTAAGCATTTACAATCATTTAACATATAtgaacatgaaataaaatttttaaatatcttaccCGACAATGTGTTGCGGTTGattcttcaaaattaaaatacacagACCATGCCACACAGAATAAAGTTGCAAAAAACGGCAACCCAGCTACAACGTTGCTTAAAGATGAAAAATGTACACGAAACAGTGCCTTTTCCTTCTCCATGTTCTGTTGATCAATGGTGTACTAAGCTCTTGGATTGTTGTTCAATTGttgaacattaatttttaaaaactttcgcATTTAATCCAAAGAACAATGTTTTAGTCCTTGTGTAAACACACAATGACATGTACCTCCTCGATATAGACGTCTGTCAATATTAAACACAATATTGAACTGTGTGAATTGAATCACGTGACAAGAAATTAGATATACATATACGTATCTTAGATAAACAGAGACTGAACAGTTAGTAGTTATGTAGTATCTTTATCttgtacatatgtacagtttatcacTTACCTCAGGCAAAAATATCGAaggtctgtttttttttttaaataaaatgcgCAGACTTGCAACTATATACGAGCACAGGCACCATCGTCGGACATCCACGGTTGATTTCGCGTTGTTCCTCTCTACATCACCGACGCGTAGTCAACCGTGGGTGTCCGACGATGGTAGGCacttaatgtttaaatatttgtttcttttaatatgtagattttttttaacttttagagTTGTATAATTATGATACAGAATAAAATCTTAATCAACGTTAATTGGGTCGTGACTCGTTCCATTTAAATGCTTTAAACGATTTAAATGCACTCATTTTTGcaaacttaaagaaaaaaatcttattagAAATGTTTTTAACGACATCATTGACAAGTCTGATCTAGACAGTCATCCAGACTACGTGTTGTGATATAATTGGCTTTTCGCTGCAGATCAGTAGATCTTCAGTAAAATTCGGGTTGACATGTAGAACTACAAATCTGCAGCCACTAGTATCTGTCCGTATGTCTTTCTGGTCCGCAATGTAACAACAATTAACCTTACACCGTGCATGATTTGCAAAACGTTCGGTTAAGGGAATGTACATCGTCTCAAGACacgggttttgtgtccattctatttccacaaaatagaatggacacaaaacccgtggcttgagacgatggGAAATGTAAATCAGTGAAACAATCCGACGCAAACATGCGCGGCTCTccacagttttgttttttttttttgtttttttttttgaagggggggggggggggcttttatCAGGTAACTTTACAATggattgaattttttgttttcatgttgtttgtcatttttttcatcgcGAGAAAAATGAATAACTTCAGGCTCCCGTGGTAAGACGCCAACTTTGACGTCTCTCTGTCGACTATAAGCGTTGCATAGACTTTCATTAAATGGGGattgataaattaatttcaataccCTTTCTGGGGATTTCCATAAATCAAAGCAAAACTGCACATCGTATACGTTTTCGCATGCGCGGCCTTTTTTGTTCTTAGTTTAGAGATGCAAAGCGTCGCATATATACAGCAGTCTGACAAGGTTAAGACTGtgtctattttaaaatattttgtaggttCGAGCTTTTTCAAAACGTTTTCAACTGTGGCATTACTTTAAAAAGCTACGCCACATGTGCGCACATTATACTTCATATGAATTATTCAacgaatattttgaaattgatacTTTGATTATTATGCAAATTTTGGTACATTCTATCCCTTGTGGATGTACATAATAAATTAGTAAGCACTTTAACTGAAGGtagtgttttatttttgtttctctcAAGATTTCAATATGAaagatatacaaaatatttcactttcATCGTAACAAATCGGCTTTTAAAAGTAACAAGACATAAACGTTTCATTAAACAGTATCAAACGAACCAATATATTTTGCTCATATTAATATCATACAAGCACCATTCTTCTTGATCCATTCTTGTACAAAAGGTATACAAGTATGTAGATGTATCAGTGTTTGCTGGGCGTGACTCCATAAACATATCAACTACTCCATAATCTAACCATTAATCTAACAAATGTCATGCTtcttgataaattgattattccTAGTAGGGatgtaaaaatgcattgttACATAAACAGCATTGTATTGTGATGCACAGGTGTGTATAATGATAAATCAAATTGATGCATAAAGTAAAATtccattaatttcttttatgcTACCTGAAAGTATGCATATCATGTTTTCACATTTATATTTAAGTGCCTGCATTTGGGTACACAACAAATTCGGacttcatttatatttaaaaagaaatttcattgttttgatttaatagattttttaattcaatggtAGAAAGTATCG
The nucleotide sequence above comes from Magallana gigas chromosome 2, xbMagGiga1.1, whole genome shotgun sequence. Encoded proteins:
- the LOC105348191 gene encoding deleted in malignant brain tumors 1 protein isoform X2, whose protein sequence is MEKSICIRPLAAIMVLQFSLATGTTIQYSRTGTGTADYFSSPGYPQPYASNLTLDLVLTATSRSAILYMDFLDCDLEFATAKVPYCQLDRITVHDGPLSNSSVLYQGCCLNDVTTLQSSGPDLFLRFVSDSTVNGRGFYLKFYTNETATDSSELTSESAIIIIIVITTVCLSCVGVLLPLLYFKHKYPNSKFSNKILPRLHLPKTLKASEKLEQDNLRKNTAGATTSGTKPPDLLESCYGQTNAGTSNSNGSVSKASDKRLR
- the LOC105348191 gene encoding neuropilin-1 isoform X1 — protein: MEKSICIRPLAAIMVLQFSLATAGTTIQYSRTGTGTADYFSSPGYPQPYASNLTLDLVLTATSRSAILYMDFLDCDLEFATAKVPYCQLDRITVHDGPLSNSSVLYQGCCLNDVTTLQSSGPDLFLRFVSDSTVNGRGFYLKFYTNETATDSSELTSESAIIIIIVITTVCLSCVGVLLPLLYFKHKYPNSKFSNKILPRLHLPKTLKASEKLEQDNLRKNTAGATTSGTKPPDLLESCYGQTNAGTSNSNGSVSKASDKRLR
- the LOC105324196 gene encoding post-GPI attachment to proteins factor 2, giving the protein MEKEKALFRVHFSSLSNVVAGLPFFATLFCVAWSVYFNFEESTATHCRVPNYLPSISAAIGGYIPQRNVWRICIALHAFPRFLIALAYFRFHMRFLVEKWRKLYSTLAGLCTLLHVVENFALVVLTYISSLDDREIHESMFVLFMVTSEVYMLLTCLLYRWGHTIGGRKMTPNEIQSYHYKLGMFVSNFIIFMMAVYMYFRHNWYCESGVYTGFAACEYLVVFTNIAFHYTARLDFHDQYLSLKGESHRTSKTA